The following coding sequences lie in one Streptomyces venezuelae genomic window:
- a CDS encoding carboxylesterase/lipase family protein translates to MTVAGDDASRSRPEVRTRAGALRGSREAGVAVFRGIPFAEPPVGALRFAAPRAVRGWSGVREAVSYGPPPPQGGHFGMDALAREAAGEDWLTVNVWSPDPGPGAALPVLVWIQGGAYTIGMSGLPEYDGGRLARDGGVVVVTFNYRVGLEGYGQIEGAPANRGLLDQIAALEWVRDHIEAFGGDPDRVTVFGQSAGGGSVAALLAAPGAAGLFGRAVAQSAQGTFFSPELAADITGACAAELGRRATVADLAEVAPHRLAAAGDAVGAAAARRDERGAGGGRAGRWGKPALRSVTFSPVVDGAALSVTPWRALADGAGRDIDLLVGHTRHEQRLLTALDGLLGQVSEDVAADALRTFAPVPDGARAYRDAYPKAGPDELYELVLSDWLFRMPTLHLAEAQEAAGGRVHVYELTWPAPGMDGVLGACHGLDVPLVFGNLDRGQPAALIEDAGRAEGLSAEMRAAWTAFAADGEPGWPAYDRDRRLVRLFDATPSVTAYPEEQSRLIWQDHTFPVLPLLSS, encoded by the coding sequence ATGACCGTTGCCGGTGACGACGCGTCCCGGTCCCGGCCCGAGGTCCGTACGCGGGCCGGGGCGCTGCGCGGCAGCCGGGAGGCGGGTGTCGCGGTCTTCCGCGGCATCCCGTTCGCCGAGCCGCCGGTCGGCGCGCTGCGCTTCGCGGCGCCGCGTGCGGTGCGCGGCTGGAGCGGGGTGCGCGAGGCCGTGTCCTACGGACCGCCGCCCCCGCAGGGCGGCCACTTCGGCATGGACGCGCTGGCCAGGGAGGCGGCGGGCGAGGACTGGCTGACGGTCAACGTCTGGTCGCCCGATCCCGGGCCCGGCGCGGCGCTTCCGGTGCTCGTGTGGATCCAGGGCGGCGCCTACACCATCGGCATGTCCGGCCTTCCCGAGTACGACGGCGGCCGCCTGGCACGGGACGGCGGGGTCGTCGTGGTGACGTTCAACTACCGCGTGGGTCTGGAGGGTTACGGCCAGATCGAGGGAGCGCCCGCCAACCGCGGCCTGCTGGACCAGATCGCCGCCCTGGAGTGGGTGCGCGACCACATCGAGGCGTTCGGCGGCGACCCGGACCGGGTCACGGTCTTCGGCCAGTCGGCGGGCGGCGGATCCGTCGCCGCGCTCCTCGCCGCGCCGGGCGCGGCCGGACTCTTCGGCCGGGCCGTCGCACAGAGCGCGCAGGGCACGTTCTTCTCGCCGGAGCTCGCCGCCGACATCACCGGCGCGTGCGCGGCCGAGCTGGGGCGGCGGGCCACGGTGGCGGACCTCGCCGAGGTGGCCCCGCACCGGCTGGCCGCGGCGGGCGACGCGGTGGGCGCGGCGGCGGCTCGGCGGGACGAACGCGGGGCGGGCGGCGGTCGTGCCGGTCGCTGGGGTAAGCCCGCCCTCCGGTCGGTCACGTTCTCGCCGGTCGTCGACGGCGCCGCTCTGTCGGTCACCCCGTGGCGGGCTCTCGCCGACGGCGCGGGCCGGGACATCGACCTCCTCGTCGGCCACACCCGCCACGAGCAGCGGCTCCTCACCGCCCTCGACGGACTCCTCGGCCAGGTGAGCGAGGACGTCGCCGCGGACGCGCTGCGCACGTTCGCCCCGGTTCCGGACGGCGCCCGCGCCTACCGCGACGCCTACCCGAAGGCCGGCCCCGACGAGCTGTACGAACTCGTCCTGTCCGACTGGCTCTTCCGCATGCCGACCCTGCACCTGGCGGAGGCGCAGGAAGCCGCGGGCGGCCGCGTCCACGTGTACGAACTGACCTGGCCCGCCCCCGGCATGGACGGCGTGCTCGGCGCCTGCCACGGCCTGGACGTGCCCCTGGTCTTCGGCAACCTGGACCGCGGTCAGCCCGCGGCGCTGATCGAAGACGCGGGCCGGGCGGAGGGCCTGTCGGCCGAGATGCGCGCCGCGTGGACCGCGTTCGCCGCGGACGGCGAGCCCGGCTGGCCCGCGTACGACCGCGACCGGCGCCTCGTGCGGCTCTTCGACGCGACGCCATCGGTCACGGCCTACCCGGAGGAACAGTCACGCCTGATCTGGCAGGACCACACGTTCCCCGTGCTGCCGCTGCTCTCGTCGTGA
- a CDS encoding NAD(P)/FAD-dependent oxidoreductase, translated as MAAPRILIVGGGFAGMECAHKLEKKLSPHEAELRLISPTDHQLYLPLLPHVASGVLTPQSVAVPLRRMLRRTSIVPGGAVGVDPKAKAVVVRKINGEEVVERYDYLVLTPGSVTRQFDIPGVDRYAVGVKTLAEAAWIRDHVISQLDLAAASSSREEREQRLQFVVVGGGYAGVETAAYLQRLTCAAVKRYPGLDVSQIKWHVVDVAPKLMPELGPRLGDKAMEILQRRGVNVSLGVSVAKATEDTVTLTDDRVLPCRTLIWTAGVAPSPLIATLGAETNRGRLVVRPDLTVPGLDGVFALGDAAAVPDLAKGGDAICPPTAQHAMRQGWAAGKNVVSALRGFPLADYRHKDMGLVVDLGGIQAVSKPLGVQLTGLPAQVVARGYHLGALRTVTARFRTAANWGLNALAGDDYVRTGFQARRPATLKDFEMTDAYLTQEEIMKRVEAA; from the coding sequence ATGGCAGCTCCCCGGATCCTCATCGTCGGCGGCGGTTTCGCCGGCATGGAGTGCGCACACAAGCTGGAGAAGAAGCTCTCGCCCCACGAGGCGGAGCTGCGGCTGATCAGTCCGACGGACCACCAGCTGTATCTGCCGCTGCTGCCGCACGTCGCCTCCGGAGTGCTCACTCCGCAGTCGGTGGCCGTGCCGCTGCGCAGGATGCTGCGCCGCACGTCGATCGTGCCGGGCGGCGCCGTGGGCGTCGACCCCAAGGCCAAGGCGGTGGTCGTACGGAAGATCAACGGCGAGGAGGTCGTGGAGCGCTACGACTACCTGGTCCTGACGCCCGGCAGCGTCACGCGGCAGTTCGACATCCCCGGCGTCGACCGGTACGCGGTGGGCGTCAAGACGCTCGCGGAGGCCGCGTGGATCCGCGACCACGTCATCTCCCAGCTGGACCTGGCCGCGGCGAGCTCAAGCCGTGAGGAGCGCGAGCAGCGGCTCCAGTTCGTGGTGGTCGGCGGCGGCTACGCGGGCGTGGAGACGGCCGCGTACCTCCAGCGTCTGACGTGCGCCGCGGTGAAGCGCTATCCGGGTCTCGACGTGTCGCAGATCAAGTGGCACGTCGTGGACGTCGCCCCGAAGCTGATGCCGGAGCTGGGCCCGCGGCTCGGCGACAAGGCGATGGAGATCCTCCAGCGACGCGGCGTGAACGTCTCGCTCGGGGTGTCCGTGGCCAAGGCGACCGAGGACACCGTCACGCTCACCGACGACCGTGTCCTGCCGTGCCGCACGCTGATCTGGACCGCGGGCGTCGCGCCGAGCCCGCTCATCGCGACGCTGGGCGCGGAGACGAACCGCGGCCGGCTCGTCGTGCGGCCCGACCTGACGGTCCCCGGCCTCGACGGCGTCTTCGCGCTCGGCGACGCGGCGGCCGTCCCCGACCTCGCCAAGGGCGGTGACGCGATCTGCCCGCCGACCGCGCAGCACGCCATGCGGCAGGGCTGGGCGGCCGGGAAGAACGTCGTCTCGGCGCTGCGCGGCTTCCCGCTCGCCGACTACCGGCACAAGGACATGGGTCTGGTCGTCGACCTGGGCGGCATCCAGGCGGTGTCGAAGCCGCTGGGCGTGCAGCTGACGGGGCTGCCCGCCCAGGTGGTGGCGCGCGGCTACCACCTCGGCGCGCTGCGCACGGTCACGGCACGTTTCCGCACGGCCGCGAACTGGGGCCTCAACGCGCTCGCCGGCGACGACTACGTACGCACCGGCTTCCAGGCGCGGCGGCCCGCCACCCTCAAGGACTTCGAGATGACGGACGCCTACCTGACGCAGGAGGAGATCATGAAGCGGGTGGAGGCGGCCTGA
- a CDS encoding MarR family winged helix-turn-helix transcriptional regulator yields the protein MTTENGPVAGHGGDTVAAVVRQWQTVRPDIDTGPMEVIGRINRCAALLQQAEDAPLRRAGLTRAEFDLLGALRRTGHELTPGELARETFSSGAAVTKRLKLLQERELVERRADARDRRVAHVGLTDAGRDLVDAILPEQLAYETVVLSVLDGTGQGQLSGLLGELLAQLEGRLGVRRG from the coding sequence ATGACGACGGAGAACGGTCCGGTGGCCGGCCACGGCGGGGACACCGTGGCCGCGGTGGTGCGGCAGTGGCAGACGGTCCGGCCCGACATCGACACCGGGCCCATGGAGGTGATCGGCCGCATCAACCGCTGCGCGGCCCTCCTCCAGCAGGCCGAGGACGCGCCGCTGCGCCGGGCGGGCCTGACCCGCGCCGAGTTCGACCTGCTCGGCGCGTTGCGCCGCACCGGACACGAGCTGACACCCGGCGAGCTGGCCCGCGAGACCTTCTCCTCGGGGGCCGCCGTCACCAAACGGCTCAAGCTGCTGCAGGAGCGGGAGCTCGTCGAGCGGCGCGCCGACGCGCGGGACCGGCGGGTCGCGCACGTCGGCCTCACGGACGCGGGACGCGACCTGGTCGACGCGATCCTGCCGGAGCAGCTCGCGTACGAAACGGTCGTCCTGTCCGTGCTCGACGGCACCGGGCAGGGGCAACTCAGCGGACTCCTCGGCGAGTTGCTCGCGCAGCTGGAGGGGCGGCTCGGGGTGCGGAGGGGCTGA
- a CDS encoding FUSC family protein, translating into MTEAAPRPVRARRLPLAGVLRPGKPSDIWFKPATSVVVATALPNLTLLALGRLDLVMYTMAGSFCALYTHNFPYAARARILAGVVAGMTASIAVALVTASLTGSAAVLVAVGALLAAAQKTLCDATRVGPPGHLIFTFISSATLFAPQTLGQVPGHLALTLAGGAVAWLVGMAPALVRPHGPERRATARALHATAAYAEAAHADATAPGTERARAAAAGAVHAAWQSLLATGTRTVQARRALARLVVRAEEALAVPEAADPDALRTWAAGLRGTGAVPRPRGVHPGEEEELLGVDAELAGSKVPLWRRLAPGSPLLPVALRTAVGCALAGYASLALGIGRPYWALVTAASLYQANVTLTWNRGVQRVVGNLIGVLAFAAIAPFAHLGHAELIVCCLALAFGAEALITRNYWLGSVCVTPMALLVTEFARFQQPGELILDRVVDTLVGAVLGVAAAVLVTNRRAADHIEKAIEATDRARQHAEAALAGAGAAEPARRRLTAALVDLRTAADAAAGEWWQRALPEQRVLAAERAGHRTLAATVRRLHGHGGENGQGTRARAGAADAWEGARA; encoded by the coding sequence ATGACCGAAGCCGCACCCCGTCCCGTTCGCGCCCGCAGGCTCCCGCTCGCCGGTGTGCTGCGGCCCGGCAAGCCGTCCGACATCTGGTTCAAGCCCGCGACCAGCGTCGTCGTGGCCACCGCCCTGCCGAACCTGACGCTGCTCGCCCTCGGCAGGCTCGACCTCGTGATGTACACGATGGCCGGATCCTTCTGCGCCCTGTACACCCACAACTTCCCCTACGCCGCGCGCGCCAGGATCCTGGCCGGAGTCGTCGCGGGCATGACCGCGAGCATCGCCGTCGCCCTGGTCACCGCCTCGCTCACCGGCTCCGCCGCGGTCCTCGTCGCGGTCGGCGCCCTGCTCGCCGCGGCACAGAAGACGCTCTGCGACGCCACACGCGTAGGACCGCCGGGCCACCTGATCTTCACGTTCATCAGCTCGGCGACCCTCTTCGCGCCGCAGACCCTCGGCCAGGTCCCAGGACACCTCGCCCTCACCCTCGCGGGCGGCGCCGTGGCCTGGCTCGTCGGCATGGCGCCCGCCCTGGTGCGCCCGCACGGACCCGAGCGCCGCGCCACCGCACGCGCCCTGCACGCCACCGCCGCCTACGCCGAGGCCGCGCACGCCGACGCCACCGCACCCGGCACCGAGCGGGCCCGCGCCGCCGCGGCCGGAGCCGTGCACGCCGCCTGGCAGTCCCTGCTCGCCACCGGCACCCGGACCGTGCAGGCCCGGCGCGCCCTCGCCCGCCTCGTCGTCCGCGCCGAGGAGGCCCTTGCCGTGCCCGAGGCCGCCGACCCCGACGCGCTCCGCACCTGGGCGGCCGGGCTGCGCGGCACCGGCGCCGTCCCACGCCCCCGCGGCGTACACCCCGGCGAGGAGGAGGAACTTCTCGGCGTCGACGCCGAACTCGCGGGCTCCAAGGTGCCGCTGTGGCGGCGGCTCGCCCCCGGCTCGCCGCTGCTGCCCGTCGCGCTGCGCACCGCCGTCGGCTGCGCCCTCGCCGGGTACGCCTCGCTCGCGCTCGGCATCGGCCGCCCCTACTGGGCCCTGGTCACGGCCGCCTCCCTCTACCAGGCCAACGTCACCCTCACCTGGAACCGGGGCGTGCAGCGCGTGGTCGGCAACCTCATCGGGGTGCTCGCCTTCGCCGCGATCGCACCGTTCGCGCACCTCGGTCACGCCGAACTCATCGTGTGCTGCCTCGCCCTCGCCTTCGGCGCGGAGGCGCTGATCACCCGCAACTACTGGCTGGGCAGCGTCTGCGTGACGCCGATGGCGCTGCTCGTCACCGAGTTCGCGCGGTTCCAGCAGCCCGGCGAACTGATCCTCGACCGCGTCGTGGACACCCTCGTGGGCGCCGTGCTCGGCGTCGCGGCCGCCGTCCTCGTCACCAACAGGCGCGCCGCCGACCACATCGAAAAGGCCATCGAAGCCACCGACCGGGCGCGGCAGCACGCCGAGGCGGCCCTCGCGGGCGCGGGTGCGGCCGAACCCGCCCGGCGCCGCCTCACCGCCGCTCTCGTCGACCTGCGCACCGCCGCGGACGCGGCCGCCGGCGAATGGTGGCAGCGCGCCCTGCCGGAACAGCGGGTGCTCGCCGCCGAACGCGCCGGACACCGTACGCTCGCGGCGACGGTCCGCAGGCTGCACGGCCACGGCGGAGAGAACGGTCAGGGGACGCGGGCCCGCGCAGGGGCCGCCGACGCCTGGGAGGGCGCACGAGCATGA
- a CDS encoding DUF5134 domain-containing protein yields the protein MHGPAQAAWLLVALCAGTGAYCLLRMRSRIEEQRRTAGGEALMGFGMAVMAVPAAVLAPPRWAWLVYAAVFGAAALHAVWAARAHPHHLHHLVGAFAMVYMSVAMATAPGAHAGHGGAGAPALTGVLLLYFAGYVLWSGARLAPRAVSAPAGGAAVLGWADRSELALACRLSMGIGMVAMLLTL from the coding sequence GTGCACGGACCGGCACAGGCCGCCTGGCTGCTCGTCGCGCTCTGCGCGGGCACCGGGGCCTACTGTCTGCTGCGCATGCGCAGCCGGATCGAGGAACAGCGCCGCACGGCGGGCGGCGAGGCGCTCATGGGTTTCGGGATGGCGGTGATGGCCGTGCCCGCGGCCGTGCTCGCGCCACCGCGCTGGGCGTGGCTGGTCTACGCCGCGGTGTTCGGCGCTGCCGCGCTGCACGCCGTGTGGGCGGCCCGCGCCCACCCCCACCACCTGCACCACCTCGTCGGCGCGTTCGCGATGGTCTACATGTCGGTGGCGATGGCCACGGCGCCCGGCGCGCACGCGGGCCACGGGGGCGCCGGCGCTCCCGCGCTGACCGGCGTGCTCCTGCTGTACTTCGCCGGGTACGTCCTGTGGTCCGGTGCGCGCCTTGCCCCCCGCGCGGTCTCGGCACCGGCGGGCGGCGCGGCGGTGCTGGGGTGGGCGGACCGCTCGGAGCTGGCACTGGCGTGCCGGCTGTCGATGGGGATCGGGATGGTGGCGATGCTGTTGACGCTGTAG
- a CDS encoding HAD family hydrolase, with amino-acid sequence MIETIVFDVGETLTKDDRYWASWADWLRVPRHTLSALVGAVVAQGGDRADALRLVSPDMDIASACRARETAGRGEHLSEADLYPDVRPALGGLQKLGIRVVVAGEGTARTAELLRALDLPADHIATSGDWGVAKPDPDFFTHVLEAAQADPQATLHVGDHPAHDIFPAQRAGLRTAHIRRGPWGHYWADHPDVADTADLRIDGLTALAALTGR; translated from the coding sequence ATGATCGAGACCATCGTGTTCGACGTGGGGGAGACCCTCACCAAGGACGACCGCTACTGGGCGTCGTGGGCGGACTGGCTGCGGGTGCCGCGCCACACCCTGTCCGCGCTCGTCGGAGCCGTCGTCGCCCAGGGCGGCGACCGGGCCGACGCGCTGCGGCTCGTCAGCCCTGACATGGACATCGCCTCCGCCTGCCGCGCCCGCGAGACGGCGGGCCGGGGCGAGCACTTGAGCGAGGCCGACCTGTACCCCGACGTACGGCCCGCCCTCGGAGGCCTCCAGAAGCTGGGCATCCGCGTCGTCGTCGCGGGGGAGGGCACGGCGCGCACGGCGGAACTCCTGCGCGCCCTGGACCTGCCCGCCGATCACATCGCCACCTCGGGCGACTGGGGCGTGGCCAAGCCCGATCCGGACTTCTTCACGCATGTGCTCGAAGCGGCCCAGGCCGACCCGCAGGCCACGCTCCACGTCGGCGACCATCCCGCGCACGACATCTTCCCCGCCCAGCGGGCAGGTCTGCGGACGGCCCACATCCGCCGCGGCCCCTGGGGGCACTACTGGGCCGACCATCCCGACGTCGCCGACACGGCGGACCTGCGGATCGACGGCCTCACGGCACTGGCCGCGCTGACAGGGCGCTGA
- a CDS encoding M56 family metallopeptidase → MMVPVALLLLGALTAVVAPRMLARADWPEREPVVALWAWQCVVAGVLLCCALSMVLSAAAAWQAVRGHVFAPAPHDVVEAYALQAPGPWAPATAVVLACGGVWSAVMLAREIVRARARRAGSRAELLVRSPLLPGEEPGTNRLVVLEGERPDAWWLPGQAPQLVITTAALRRLKGRQLDAVLAHEQGHAQARHDWLLYCSGALAIGFPQVRVFAAFRDEMHRLVELAADDVASRRFGRLTIALALVELNEDRGVFGPCPAHQAHVPQRVHRLLAARPRLTAGRRLRLTATAALVPVIPVLVTFVPGLRALG, encoded by the coding sequence ATGATGGTCCCCGTCGCACTGCTGCTGCTGGGCGCCCTGACCGCTGTCGTCGCCCCCCGGATGCTCGCGCGGGCCGACTGGCCGGAGCGCGAACCCGTGGTCGCGCTGTGGGCGTGGCAGTGCGTGGTGGCGGGAGTCCTGCTCTGCTGCGCGCTCTCGATGGTTCTGAGCGCGGCCGCCGCCTGGCAGGCCGTGCGCGGCCATGTCTTCGCGCCCGCGCCGCACGACGTGGTCGAGGCGTACGCGCTGCAGGCACCCGGCCCCTGGGCCCCGGCGACCGCGGTGGTCCTCGCCTGCGGCGGTGTGTGGAGCGCGGTCATGCTGGCCAGGGAGATCGTGCGGGCGCGGGCCCGGCGGGCGGGCAGCAGGGCCGAACTGCTCGTGCGTTCCCCGCTGTTGCCCGGCGAGGAGCCGGGCACCAACCGTCTCGTCGTCCTGGAGGGCGAGCGCCCCGACGCCTGGTGGCTGCCGGGGCAGGCACCCCAACTGGTCATCACCACCGCCGCGTTGCGTCGCCTGAAGGGGCGTCAGCTGGATGCGGTGCTCGCCCACGAGCAGGGTCACGCGCAGGCCAGGCACGACTGGTTGCTGTACTGCTCGGGCGCGCTGGCCATCGGGTTCCCGCAGGTGCGGGTGTTCGCGGCGTTCCGCGACGAGATGCACCGACTGGTGGAGCTGGCCGCCGACGACGTGGCGTCGCGCCGCTTCGGCCGGCTGACCATCGCTCTCGCGCTGGTCGAACTGAACGAGGACCGCGGTGTCTTCGGCCCCTGCCCGGCCCATCAGGCGCACGTCCCGCAGCGCGTGCACCGTCTCCTCGCGGCCCGCCCGCGCCTCACCGCGGGCCGCAGGCTCCGGCTGACGGCGACGGCGGCGCTGGTCCCGGTGATCCCCGTCCTCGTCACGTTCGTACCGGGCCTGCGCGCACTCGGCTGA
- a CDS encoding phosphatase PAP2 family protein: MYSAPTDTPTRPPGARAALTAAALGVPSLVLLLLVALEWRPLLSLDGDISRTTHRWAVDESGVTRVCRVLTDWVWDPWTMRALCAVVVIRLALRGALWLALWLTGTCAVGSALQQGLKAAVDRPRPVWPDPVDSAHYAAFPSGHAMTAVLVCGLLLWVLRLYGARPAVWRACLALAVISVVGVGVTRIWLGVHWPTDVVGGWLLGALMVALAVTTYAYGPARRTPDTT, translated from the coding sequence ATGTACTCCGCGCCCACCGACACCCCGACCCGACCGCCCGGCGCACGGGCCGCGCTCACCGCCGCGGCTCTCGGCGTGCCGTCGCTCGTCCTGCTCCTCCTGGTCGCACTGGAGTGGCGGCCGCTGCTCTCGCTCGACGGGGACATCTCGCGCACCACCCACCGCTGGGCGGTGGACGAGTCCGGCGTGACGCGTGTCTGCCGCGTCCTCACCGACTGGGTGTGGGACCCCTGGACGATGCGCGCCCTGTGCGCCGTGGTCGTGATCCGGCTCGCGCTGCGCGGGGCGCTGTGGCTCGCGCTCTGGCTGACCGGCACCTGCGCGGTCGGCTCCGCGCTGCAGCAGGGCCTCAAGGCCGCGGTGGACCGGCCGCGGCCGGTCTGGCCGGACCCGGTGGACTCCGCGCACTACGCGGCGTTCCCGTCGGGGCACGCGATGACGGCGGTGCTCGTCTGCGGCCTGCTCCTGTGGGTGCTGCGCCTGTACGGTGCCCGGCCGGCCGTGTGGCGGGCCTGTCTGGCCCTCGCCGTGATCTCCGTCGTCGGCGTCGGCGTGACCCGTATCTGGCTCGGTGTGCACTGGCCGACGGACGTCGTGGGCGGTTGGCTGCTCGGAGCCCTGATGGTGGCGCTGGCCGTCACGACGTACGCGTACGGGCCCGCCCGGCGCACGCCCGACACGACGTGA
- a CDS encoding HAD family hydrolase: protein MTIKGVLFDFSGTLFRIESAVSWLRSALAELEVPLSDGESARAAEALERAGALPGGAHPASVPDHLADLWSTRDRTAELHRAAFTGLAREVPLPDPRLYDALYARHMTPPAWQPYADAAEVLAGLRERGIGVAVVSNIGWDLRPVFRAHGLDAYVDAYVLSYEHEIQKPDPRLFAVACDALGVDPREALMVGDDRRADGGAAGLGCAVHFVEHLPVERRPGALRPVLGLVG, encoded by the coding sequence ATGACCATCAAGGGCGTGCTCTTCGACTTCTCCGGGACGCTGTTCCGCATCGAGTCGGCCGTGTCCTGGCTGCGGTCCGCACTCGCGGAGCTCGAAGTGCCGCTGTCCGACGGCGAGTCGGCGCGGGCGGCCGAGGCGCTGGAGAGGGCGGGCGCGCTCCCCGGCGGCGCCCACCCGGCCTCCGTGCCGGACCACCTGGCCGACCTGTGGTCCACCCGCGACCGGACCGCCGAGCTGCACCGCGCCGCCTTCACCGGCCTGGCCCGCGAGGTGCCGCTCCCCGACCCGCGGCTCTACGACGCGCTGTACGCCCGGCACATGACCCCACCGGCGTGGCAGCCCTATGCCGACGCCGCGGAGGTCCTGGCCGGGCTGCGGGAGCGTGGCATCGGGGTGGCGGTGGTGAGCAACATCGGGTGGGATCTGCGGCCGGTCTTCCGCGCCCATGGTCTTGACGCGTACGTCGACGCGTACGTCCTGTCGTACGAGCACGAGATCCAGAAGCCCGACCCGCGGCTCTTCGCCGTGGCCTGCGACGCGCTGGGCGTCGATCCGCGGGAGGCCCTGATGGTCGGAGACGACCGGCGGGCGGACGGCGGCGCGGCCGGGCTCGGGTGTGCGGTGCACTTCGTCGAGCATCTGCCGGTGGAACGGCGGCCCGGAGCCCTGCGACCCGTGCTCGGACTCGTCGGATGA
- a CDS encoding TetR/AcrR family transcriptional regulator, which produces MSPRSPSVNEELRRRSRERLLQATVELVGEHGYEATTLGHIADRAGAARGLVSYYFPGKRQLLQSAVHRLMHRTLEEALEREPRTEDGHERLARAVDAILGLAVDEPLLMRTHMAGILQAEGFVQCPEQQRLAELLRDTVVRYGSPDPDRDYPLLRALLMGAVFALLIPGAPMPLETLRAELFQRYDLDWKLGLPPGGEPPDGISPNGTSRSSPAASGR; this is translated from the coding sequence ATGTCCCCGCGCAGTCCGTCGGTCAATGAAGAATTGCGCAGACGTTCCCGGGAGCGGCTGCTGCAGGCGACGGTGGAGCTGGTCGGCGAGCACGGGTACGAGGCGACGACGCTCGGGCACATCGCCGACCGCGCCGGCGCCGCCCGCGGCCTGGTGTCGTACTACTTCCCGGGCAAACGCCAACTGCTGCAGTCGGCCGTGCACCGGCTCATGCACCGCACGCTGGAGGAGGCGCTGGAGCGGGAGCCGCGCACCGAGGACGGGCACGAACGTCTCGCGCGGGCCGTCGACGCGATCCTGGGCCTCGCCGTCGACGAACCGCTGCTCATGCGCACGCACATGGCGGGCATCCTCCAGGCGGAGGGGTTCGTGCAATGTCCCGAGCAGCAGCGGCTCGCGGAGCTGCTGCGCGACACCGTCGTGCGGTACGGGTCGCCGGACCCCGACCGGGACTATCCGCTGCTGCGCGCCCTCCTGATGGGCGCGGTCTTCGCGCTGCTCATCCCCGGGGCGCCGATGCCTCTGGAGACGCTGCGCGCCGAGCTGTTCCAGCGGTACGACCTCGACTGGAAGCTCGGTCTCCCGCCGGGCGGTGAACCGCCCGACGGGATCTCTCCGAACGGGACTAGTCGAAGTAGTCCGGCTGCGTCTGGACGTTGA